The following are encoded together in the Cicer arietinum cultivar CDC Frontier isolate Library 1 chromosome 2, Cicar.CDCFrontier_v2.0, whole genome shotgun sequence genome:
- the LOC101503136 gene encoding serine/threonine-protein kinase PBL34-like, which translates to MFLSCSIVFVFVLQTRRTPSPIFHFSRAEDFLVHFTFFSYHFFTLHFPTIFIKIHPFKVLVLLVLLEMGLLGGGNGEVVESWDVCKSKGVKKRKKNKKGKENEGVVKEEETGCWVRLWLIGSCISSRSKVDNSVSGTSTHYADSKSTNDTSRGQPTATVISSTTTSNTESNSSTSKLEEELKIASRLRKFSFNDLKLATRNFRPESFLGEGGFGCVFKGWIEENGTAPVKPGTGLTVAVKTLNHDGLQGHKEWLAEVNFLGDLVHQNLVKLIGYCIEDDQRLLVYEFMPRGSLENHLFRRSLPLPWSIRMKIALGAAKGLAFLHEEAERPVIYRDFKTSNILLDADYNAKLSDFGLAKDGPEGDKTHVSTRVMGTYGYAAPEYVMTGHLTSKSDVYSFGVVLLEMLSGRRSMDKHRPNGEHNLVEWARPHLGERRRFYRLIDPRLEGHFSIKGAQKAAQLAAHCLSRDPKARPLMSEVVEALKPLPNLKDMASSSYYFQTMQAERFGASPNSRSVHAQGPFARNGQQRRTLSIPNGTHVSPYHHKFPQQSPKPNGKA; encoded by the exons ATGTTTTTGTCTTGCAGCATagtgtttgtgtttgtgttgCAGACGAGGAGGACCCCATCTCCGATATTTCATTTTTCTCGAGCGGAAGATTTCTTAGTTCACTTCACTTTCTTCTCTTACCACTTCTTCACTCTCCACTTCCCAactattttcatcaaaatccaCCCTTTCAAG gTTTTGGTTCTTTTGGTGTTGTTAGAGATGGGGTTGTTGGGTGGTGGTAATGGTGAAGTAGTGGAGTCTTGGGATGTGTGTAAATCAAAGGGGgtgaagaagaggaagaagaataaGAAAGGTAAAGAGAATGAGGGTGTTGTTAAAGAGGAAGAAACTGGGTGTTGGGTTAGGTTATGGTTAATTGGTAGCTGCATTTCTTCAAGATCCAAAGTTGATAACTCGGTCAGCGGTACAAGTACTCATTATG CTGATAGTAAATCAACTAATGATACAAGTAGAGGCCAACCTACCGCTACGGTAATCTCTTCTACAACCACTAGTAACACAGAAAGCAATTCGTCCACTTCTAAACTTGAAGAGGAGCTTAAAATTGCGTCCAGGCTGCGAAAATTCTCTTTCAATGATCTTAAGTTGGCAACAAGAAATTTCCGGCCTGAAAGTTTTCTCGGTGAAGGTGGGTTCGGTTGTGTTTTCAAAGGTTGGATCGAAGAAAATGGAACGGCTCCAGTGAAACCGGGCACAGGGCTTACTGTCGCTGTGAAAACCCTTAACCATGATGGACTTCAGGGTCATAAAGAATGGCTG GCAGAGGTAAATTTTCTTGGTGATCTAGTTCATCAAAACCTTGTTAAACTCATAGGTTACTGCATTGAAGATGATCAAAGGCTGCTAGTGTATGAGTTCATGCCTCGTGGAAGCCTGGAAAATCACTTATTTAGGA GATCCCTGCCTCTTCCATGGTCCATTAGGATGAAAATTGCACTAGGAGCTGCGAAGGGTCTTGCCTTTCTTCATGAAGAAGCTGAACGACCAGTAATATACAGGGATTTTAAAACGTCGAATATACTACTAGATGCG GACTACAATGCCAAGCTCTCGGATTTTGGTCTCGCCAAAGATGGTCCTGAAGGTGATAAAACCCATGTGTCTACTCGAGTGATGGGAACCTATGGTTACGCAGCACCAGAATATGTCATGACAG GTCATCTTACATCAAAAAGTGACGTGTACAGTTTCGGAGTCGTACTACTTGAGATGTTGTCCGGCAGAAGATCTATGGACAAACACCGACCCAACGGCGAGCATAATCTTGTCGAATGGGCTCGACCGCATCTAGGAGAGCGAAGAAGGTTCTACCGACTAATAGACCCTCGTCTTGAAGGCCACTTTTCCATAAAAGGAGCTCAGAAAGCCGCTCAACTCGCAGCTCACTGTCTCAGTAGAGATCCAAAAGCCAGACCCCTAATGAGTGAAGTTGTGGAAGCTTTAAAGCCTCTACCAAACCTTAAGGACATGGCAAGCTCTTCATACTATTTCCAAACAATGCAAGCCGAACGGTTCGGAGCGAGTCCAAACTCTAGAAGTGTACATGCACAAGGACCGTTCGCCCGGAACGGTCAACAGCGAAGGACCCTTTCGATACCGAATGGCACTCATGTGTCTCCTTATCACCATAAGTTTCCGCAACAATCGCCTAAACCTAATGGCAAAGCGTAG
- the LOC101503679 gene encoding 2-oxoadipate dioxygenase/decarboxylase, chloroplastic isoform X2, with protein sequence MMHNNKGGEDFFRGVLESMQSVYLNRNPTAKAILDLVHSFENNSICYDHLAFRTFGVNGYGIDSMAGFFLDYGYTQREELRFPGKKLRALWFSPPADSVSGGGSGSGMSGPLPRIFISELLVDQMSPPTQEIIRKYTESSGNGKKYAALASSLGHLTWEKPLYSEFQQLARESEYAAWTLVNGHALNHVTISTHRLKTHLRDIKKLNQFIEESGFRLNSEGGVLKVSPDGLLQQSSTVADSISFQFADGITESVPCSYIEFAERLVLPQYENLPHTEVKEFHRRDGFEVASADKIFESTSKEQVSRVGS encoded by the exons ATGATGCACAACAACAAG GGGGGTGAAGATTTTTTCAGGGGTGTGTTGGAGAGTATGCAATCAGTGTACTTGAACAGGAATCCTACAGCAAAGGCCATATTGGATCTTGTTCACTCTTTTGAGAACAATTCAATATGCTATGATCATCTTGCATTCAGGACATTTGGG GTGAATGGTTATGGAATTGACTCGATGGCAGGTTTTTTCCTGGATTATGGCTATACACAACGAGAGGAGTTGCGATTTCCGGGAAAAAAATTGAGGGCGTTGTGGTTCTCACCTCCCGCTGATTCTGTTTCCGGCGGTGGCAGTGGCAGTGGCATGAGTGGACCCTTGCCGAGAATTTTTATATCAGAGCTACTGGTAGATCAGATGAGTCCACCAACTCAG GAAATAATTAGGAAATACACTGAATCATCCGGAAATGGAAAAAAATATGCAGCTCTTGCAAGTTCGTTGGGACATTTAACATGGGAAAAACCCTTATATTCTGAGTTTCAACAATTGGCAAG AGAGAGTGAATATGCTGCATGGACACTAGTCAACGGTCATGCGCTGAACCATGTTACTATTTCCACGCATCGGCTGAAAACTCATTTGAgggatataaaaaaattgaatcagTTTATTGAGGAGAGTGGATTCAGATTGAATTCTGAAGGAGGAGTACTGAAAG TGAGCCCTGATGGCCTTCTCCAGCAAAGTTCAACTGTAGCAGATTCAATTTCTTTCCAATTTGCTGATGGTATAACTGAATCAGTTCCATGCTCATACATTGAATTTGCCGAGCGTCTCGTGCTGCCGCAGTATGAAAATCTACCTCACACAGAG GTTAAAGAGTTTCATAGGAGGGATGGTTTTGAGGTAGCAAGTGCCGATAAGATCTTTGAAAGCACATCCAAGGAACAGGTGAGCAGAGTAGGCTCATAG
- the LOC101503679 gene encoding 2-oxoadipate dioxygenase/decarboxylase, chloroplastic isoform X1: MFSTTTKSYTLSPLISLRKCSSFSKPKLLNVPSSIGHLSLGLSTSSTNHLSVSCTYSSENGPRISSIQGGEDFFRGVLESMQSVYLNRNPTAKAILDLVHSFENNSICYDHLAFRTFGVNGYGIDSMAGFFLDYGYTQREELRFPGKKLRALWFSPPADSVSGGGSGSGMSGPLPRIFISELLVDQMSPPTQEIIRKYTESSGNGKKYAALASSLGHLTWEKPLYSEFQQLARESEYAAWTLVNGHALNHVTISTHRLKTHLRDIKKLNQFIEESGFRLNSEGGVLKVSPDGLLQQSSTVADSISFQFADGITESVPCSYIEFAERLVLPQYENLPHTEVKEFHRRDGFEVASADKIFESTSKEQVSRVGS, from the exons ATGTTTTCAACAACAACTAAGTCTTATACTTTATCACCTTTAATCTCTCTCCGCAAATGTTCTTCATTTTCCAAACCTAAATTATTGAACGTGCCATCTTCCATAGGACACTTGTCTTTAGGATTATCCACTTCATCCACAAACCACCTTTCTGTGTCTTGTACCTACTCATCAGAAAATGGACCTCGGATATCATCAATTCAG GGGGGTGAAGATTTTTTCAGGGGTGTGTTGGAGAGTATGCAATCAGTGTACTTGAACAGGAATCCTACAGCAAAGGCCATATTGGATCTTGTTCACTCTTTTGAGAACAATTCAATATGCTATGATCATCTTGCATTCAGGACATTTGGG GTGAATGGTTATGGAATTGACTCGATGGCAGGTTTTTTCCTGGATTATGGCTATACACAACGAGAGGAGTTGCGATTTCCGGGAAAAAAATTGAGGGCGTTGTGGTTCTCACCTCCCGCTGATTCTGTTTCCGGCGGTGGCAGTGGCAGTGGCATGAGTGGACCCTTGCCGAGAATTTTTATATCAGAGCTACTGGTAGATCAGATGAGTCCACCAACTCAG GAAATAATTAGGAAATACACTGAATCATCCGGAAATGGAAAAAAATATGCAGCTCTTGCAAGTTCGTTGGGACATTTAACATGGGAAAAACCCTTATATTCTGAGTTTCAACAATTGGCAAG AGAGAGTGAATATGCTGCATGGACACTAGTCAACGGTCATGCGCTGAACCATGTTACTATTTCCACGCATCGGCTGAAAACTCATTTGAgggatataaaaaaattgaatcagTTTATTGAGGAGAGTGGATTCAGATTGAATTCTGAAGGAGGAGTACTGAAAG TGAGCCCTGATGGCCTTCTCCAGCAAAGTTCAACTGTAGCAGATTCAATTTCTTTCCAATTTGCTGATGGTATAACTGAATCAGTTCCATGCTCATACATTGAATTTGCCGAGCGTCTCGTGCTGCCGCAGTATGAAAATCTACCTCACACAGAG GTTAAAGAGTTTCATAGGAGGGATGGTTTTGAGGTAGCAAGTGCCGATAAGATCTTTGAAAGCACATCCAAGGAACAGGTGAGCAGAGTAGGCTCATAG